Proteins found in one Gordonia sp. PDNC005 genomic segment:
- the dtd gene encoding D-aminoacyl-tRNA deacylase: MRAVLQRVSSASVIVDGETVGSLDLIDGAQGLVALIGVTHEDDDDDARALADKIWGLRILDGDADRPQVAAADVDAPILVISQFTLYANTAKGRRPSWNAAAPGSVAEPLVESVVDSLRGLGATVSTGRFGAHMHVDLVNDGPVTILLET, from the coding sequence ATGCGTGCGGTTCTGCAACGTGTCAGTTCGGCGTCGGTCATCGTGGACGGAGAGACCGTCGGCTCTCTTGACCTCATCGACGGAGCACAAGGTCTTGTCGCACTGATCGGCGTCACCCACGAGGACGACGACGACGACGCCCGTGCGCTCGCCGACAAGATATGGGGACTTCGCATTCTCGACGGCGACGCCGACCGCCCGCAAGTCGCTGCGGCCGACGTCGACGCCCCGATCCTCGTGATCAGTCAGTTCACTCTGTACGCGAACACCGCGAAGGGACGACGCCCGTCGTGGAACGCCGCGGCGCCCGGATCTGTCGCCGAGCCGCTCGTGGAATCCGTCGTCGACTCGCTCCGCGGTCTCGGGGCCACCGTCTCAACCGGCCGATTCGGCGCACACATGCACGTCGATCTCGTGAACGACGGCCCCGTGACGATCCTTCTCGAGACCTGA
- the rpmJ gene encoding 50S ribosomal protein L36: protein MKVNPSVKPICEKCKVIRRNGRVMVICENLRHKQRQG from the coding sequence GTGAAGGTCAATCCGAGCGTCAAGCCGATCTGCGAGAAGTGCAAGGTGATCCGTCGTAACGGCCGGGTCATGGTGATCTGCGAGAACCTGCGTCACAAGCAGCGTCAGGGCTGA
- a CDS encoding glycosyltransferase 87 family protein, which produces MPTPLTLRNRSPRTLVIAAVVFLAATTAIGLTLRVWHGYLDLMVYRLGAQTFLDGDDVYGPLPPLDGNIHLPFTYPPLAAIVFAPFAAMPATVAATVMFVLTLASIGLTVWLVLDRLRPTMDRGVRLAVVLVVLAFAQFLEPVRETLGFGQVNAILMAAVAFDVLNRSEKWPRGLLIGIAISIKLTPAGFLLLFLIRRDWRAFVTTICSTIASIGVAWLIMPGDSHTYWFSKLRETGRIGAPHFAGNESLKGLAFRLGLGETASSLVWIGLSAIAVVLAAIWMRRLLADDNLATALIVNAAAVLLVSPISWSHHWVWAVPALVVALDAIAKGRRDIPFCLTTGAAVVMFYVGPHWLMPARDDRELTWSWWQQIIGASYVLVTFAVLAVGAWTALSKRTSGSRDCQPESATR; this is translated from the coding sequence GTGCCGACACCGCTGACACTCCGCAATCGCTCCCCGAGGACTCTCGTGATCGCGGCTGTGGTGTTTCTCGCCGCCACCACTGCGATCGGCCTGACGCTGCGGGTCTGGCACGGCTATCTCGACTTGATGGTGTACCGCCTTGGCGCACAGACGTTCCTCGACGGAGACGACGTCTACGGCCCGCTCCCGCCGCTCGACGGGAACATCCACCTGCCGTTCACCTATCCCCCGCTTGCGGCGATCGTGTTCGCACCGTTCGCCGCGATGCCCGCCACAGTCGCCGCAACTGTCATGTTCGTGCTGACTCTCGCGTCCATCGGGCTGACCGTCTGGCTGGTCCTCGACCGCCTGCGTCCGACGATGGATCGCGGAGTCCGTCTCGCAGTCGTCCTGGTGGTACTCGCGTTCGCCCAGTTCCTCGAGCCGGTCCGAGAGACCCTCGGCTTCGGCCAGGTGAACGCAATTCTGATGGCCGCGGTCGCCTTCGACGTCCTCAACCGGTCCGAGAAGTGGCCACGCGGACTGCTGATCGGAATCGCGATCTCGATCAAGCTGACCCCTGCGGGTTTCCTGCTCCTGTTCCTGATCCGGAGGGACTGGCGCGCTTTCGTCACGACGATCTGTTCGACCATCGCATCGATCGGCGTCGCGTGGTTGATCATGCCCGGCGACTCGCACACCTACTGGTTCTCGAAGCTCCGTGAGACCGGACGGATCGGCGCACCGCACTTCGCAGGCAACGAGTCGCTGAAGGGACTCGCATTCCGCCTCGGCCTCGGCGAGACTGCGTCGTCCCTGGTGTGGATCGGCCTGTCCGCGATCGCCGTGGTGCTCGCAGCGATCTGGATGCGCAGGCTGCTCGCAGACGACAACCTCGCGACCGCACTGATCGTGAACGCCGCCGCGGTGCTTCTCGTCTCACCGATCAGTTGGTCGCACCACTGGGTGTGGGCGGTGCCCGCCCTCGTCGTCGCTCTCGACGCCATCGCGAAAGGGCGCCGCGACATCCCGTTCTGCCTGACGACAGGTGCCGCCGTGGTGATGTTCTATGTGGGTCCCCACTGGCTCATGCCTGCCCGCGACGATCGAGAACTGACGTGGTCGTGGTGGCAGCAGATCATCGGTGCGTCGTACGTTCTGGTGACATTCGCCGTGCTCGCGGTCGGTGCGTGGACCGCCCTGTCGAAGCGAACGAGCGGCAGCCGAGACTGCCAACCGGAGTCAGCGACCAGGTAG
- the rplO gene encoding 50S ribosomal protein L15 produces the protein MTIKLHHLRPAPGAKTEKTRVGRGEGSKGKTAGRGTKGTKARKNVPARFEGGQMPLHMRLPKLKGFTNRNRVEYQVVNVGDLSALFPEGGTIGVAELVAAGAVRKNELVKVLGEGELTVAVNITANKFSGSAKEKIVAAGGTATEL, from the coding sequence ATGACCATCAAGCTGCACCACCTTCGCCCCGCACCGGGTGCGAAGACCGAGAAGACCCGCGTGGGTCGCGGTGAGGGCTCGAAGGGTAAGACCGCAGGCCGCGGCACCAAGGGCACCAAGGCGCGCAAGAACGTCCCCGCACGTTTCGAGGGCGGCCAGATGCCGCTGCACATGCGTCTGCCGAAGCTCAAGGGCTTCACCAACCGCAACCGCGTGGAGTACCAGGTCGTCAACGTCGGCGACCTGTCCGCACTGTTCCCCGAGGGTGGCACCATCGGTGTCGCCGAGCTCGTGGCCGCCGGAGCCGTTCGCAAGAACGAACTGGTCAAGGTGCTGGGCGAAGGCGAACTGACCGTTGCGGTGAACATCACCGCCAACAAGTTCTCCGGCTCCGCCAAGGAGAAGATCGTCGCCGCCGGCGGCACCGCCACCGAGCTGTAA
- the rpsE gene encoding 30S ribosomal protein S5, which produces MPGRQRDGGNGPAGNNNSNANGGNERGRGRGDRRDNRGGREREEKNHLERVVTINRVSKVVKGGRRFSFTALVVVGDGQGMVGVGYGKAKEVPAAIQKGVEEARKSFFRVPLIGGTVTHPVQGEAAAGVVMLRPASSGTGVIAGGAVRAVLECAGVTDVLAKSLGSDNAINVVHATVAALKMLQQPEEVAARRGLTVEEVTPAGMLRARAAAAANKGA; this is translated from the coding sequence ATGCCCGGACGTCAGCGTGACGGCGGCAACGGACCCGCCGGAAACAACAACAGCAACGCCAACGGCGGCAACGAGCGCGGCCGCGGCCGCGGCGATCGTCGTGACAACCGCGGCGGACGCGAGCGCGAGGAGAAGAACCACCTCGAGCGCGTCGTCACCATCAACCGCGTCTCGAAGGTCGTCAAGGGCGGCCGTCGCTTCAGCTTCACCGCTCTCGTCGTCGTCGGCGACGGCCAGGGAATGGTCGGCGTCGGCTACGGCAAGGCCAAGGAAGTTCCCGCGGCGATCCAGAAGGGTGTCGAGGAGGCTCGTAAGAGCTTCTTCCGCGTCCCGCTGATCGGCGGCACCGTGACTCACCCCGTCCAGGGTGAGGCCGCAGCAGGCGTCGTCATGCTCCGCCCGGCCAGCTCGGGTACCGGTGTGATCGCCGGTGGCGCCGTTCGCGCCGTCCTCGAGTGCGCAGGCGTCACCGACGTCCTCGCGAAGAGCCTCGGCTCGGACAACGCGATCAACGTCGTCCACGCCACGGTCGCCGCACTGAAGATGCTGCAGCAGCCTGAAGAGGTCGCTGCTCGTCGCGGACTGACCGTCGAAGAGGTCACCCCTGCCGGCATGCTGCGCGCACGCGCTGCTGCCGCCGCGAACAAGGGAGCATAA
- a CDS encoding SIMPL domain-containing protein (The SIMPL domain is named for its presence in mouse protein SIMPL (signalling molecule that associates with mouse pelle-like kinase). Bacterial member BP26, from Brucella, was shown to assemble into a channel-like structure, while YggE from E. coli has been associated with resistance to oxidative stress.), with translation MSDVERTVTVVGHGAAETVPDVMHVDLGVECHAYSVGVSLQDAGAAVADLIATLTEAGVPSRDIQTSHLSVQPRYGDHGPNGAPIIGYTSSHTMTVVLRDLERVPTVLAAAARAGGDAARIQNVSFAISDDTGLAAAARDAAFADAVSRAEQYAMLAGARLGAVQSVTEEPVSDVRPLYAARAMAAPMPIQAGSSSVSASVTVVFYLDD, from the coding sequence GTGAGCGACGTGGAGCGGACGGTGACCGTCGTCGGGCACGGCGCGGCGGAGACGGTTCCCGACGTGATGCACGTCGACCTCGGTGTGGAATGCCATGCGTACAGCGTCGGCGTCTCACTGCAGGATGCGGGCGCCGCTGTCGCCGATCTGATCGCAACGCTGACCGAAGCCGGCGTGCCGTCCCGTGACATCCAGACGTCCCATCTGTCGGTGCAGCCGCGGTACGGCGACCACGGGCCGAACGGCGCGCCGATCATCGGCTACACGTCGTCGCACACCATGACCGTGGTTCTCCGCGACCTCGAGCGAGTTCCGACCGTGCTCGCCGCAGCCGCCCGCGCAGGCGGTGACGCTGCGCGGATCCAGAACGTGTCGTTCGCGATATCGGACGACACCGGCCTCGCCGCCGCGGCACGCGACGCCGCATTCGCCGACGCCGTCTCCCGCGCCGAGCAGTACGCGATGCTCGCGGGCGCCCGGCTCGGGGCCGTGCAGTCGGTGACGGAAGAACCGGTGTCGGACGTCCGGCCGCTGTACGCCGCACGTGCGATGGCCGCGCCGATGCCGATCCAGGCCGGTTCGTCGTCGGTGTCGGCTTCGGTCACCGTCGTCTTCTACCTGGACGACTGA
- the rplF gene encoding 50S ribosomal protein L6, with protein sequence MSRIGKNPIAIPAGVDVTIDGQDVKVKGPKGELNLTVSEPITVTKEENSIVVARPNDERRSRALHGLSRTLVNNLVIGVTQGYTRKMEIFGVGYRVAAKGKDLEFALGYSHPVPIEAPEGITFAVESPTKFSVSGIDKQQVGQISANIRRLRRPDPYKGKGVRYEGEQIRRKVGKTGK encoded by the coding sequence ATGTCGCGTATTGGTAAGAATCCCATCGCAATTCCCGCCGGTGTCGACGTCACGATCGACGGCCAGGACGTGAAGGTCAAGGGCCCGAAGGGCGAACTGAACCTCACCGTCTCCGAGCCGATCACCGTGACGAAGGAAGAGAACTCCATCGTCGTCGCCCGGCCCAACGACGAGCGCCGCAGCCGTGCACTGCACGGACTCTCGCGCACTCTCGTCAACAACCTCGTGATCGGTGTCACGCAGGGCTACACCCGCAAGATGGAAATCTTCGGTGTCGGCTACCGCGTCGCAGCCAAGGGCAAGGACCTCGAGTTCGCCCTCGGCTACAGCCACCCCGTGCCGATCGAGGCACCGGAAGGCATCACCTTCGCAGTGGAATCGCCCACCAAGTTCTCGGTCTCGGGCATCGACAAGCAGCAGGTGGGCCAGATCTCGGCGAACATCCGCCGCCTGCGCCGCCCCGACCCGTACAAGGGCAAGGGCGTCCGCTACGAAGGCGAGCAGATCCGCCGCAAGGTCGGAAAGACGGGTAAGTAA
- the rplR gene encoding 50S ribosomal protein L18: MSETTVRKPIGKDVSTRRRTATKRRHFRLRKNISGTAERPRMAVKRSSRHIHVQLIDDLTGRTLAAASTIEADVRAAGGDKSAQAAKVGELVAARAKAAGVEAVVFDRGGKSYHGRIAALADAAREGGLSF, encoded by the coding sequence ATGAGTGAAACAACCGTTCGTAAGCCCATCGGCAAGGACGTCTCGACCCGTCGTCGCACTGCGACCAAGCGTCGTCACTTCCGCCTGCGCAAGAACATCTCCGGCACGGCCGAGCGTCCGCGCATGGCCGTCAAGCGCAGCAGCCGTCATATCCACGTCCAGCTCATCGACGATCTGACCGGTCGCACCCTGGCAGCAGCCAGCACCATCGAGGCTGACGTCCGCGCAGCCGGTGGCGACAAGTCGGCTCAGGCAGCCAAGGTCGGAGAGCTCGTCGCAGCTCGCGCCAAGGCTGCAGGCGTCGAAGCCGTCGTCTTCGACCGCGGTGGCAAGTCGTACCACGGCCGCATCGCGGCTCTGGCCGACGCCGCCCGCGAGGGAGGCCTGAGCTTCTAA
- the rpsH gene encoding 30S ribosomal protein S8: MTMTDPIADFLTRLRNANSAFHDEVSLPSSKIKVNIAEILKREGYITDFSVEDAEVGKKLVVTLKYGPSRERSIAGLRRVSKPGLRVYAKSTNLPKVLGGLGVAIISTSSGLLTDRQAKNQGVGGEVLAYVW; this comes from the coding sequence ATGACCATGACTGATCCGATCGCAGACTTCCTGACACGTCTGCGCAACGCCAACTCGGCGTTCCACGACGAGGTGAGCCTCCCGTCGTCGAAGATCAAGGTGAACATCGCCGAGATCCTCAAGCGCGAGGGTTACATCACCGACTTCAGCGTCGAAGACGCAGAGGTCGGCAAGAAGCTCGTCGTCACCCTGAAGTACGGCCCGAGCCGGGAGCGCAGCATCGCTGGTCTCCGTCGCGTCTCGAAGCCGGGTCTCCGGGTGTACGCGAAGTCCACCAATCTGCCTAAGGTCCTGGGCGGCCTCGGCGTGGCGATCATCTCCACGTCGTCCGGTCTGCTCACTGATCGCCAGGCTAAGAACCAGGGCGTTGGCGGCGAAGTCCTCGCCTACGTCTGGTAG
- the map gene encoding type I methionyl aminopeptidase, whose product MGFRKPKAVPFRSAGELDAMAAAGEIVGAALVAVREAAAVGVSTLDLDEVAEAVIRDAGAVPSFKGYHGFPGSICSSVNEVVVHGIPSKDVVLAEHDLVSIDCGAILDGWHGDSAWTFGVGELSTPDHELNEATRLSLEAGIAAMVDGARLTDVSAAIERGTIAAGEKFGRRFGIVAGYGGHGIGREMHMEPFLPNEGKPNRGPRLVIGSTLAVEPMLTLGTEETSELDDGWTVVTDDGTRASHWEHTVAVTADGPRILTRRPS is encoded by the coding sequence GTGGGATTCCGCAAGCCCAAGGCCGTTCCGTTCCGTTCGGCAGGTGAGCTCGACGCGATGGCAGCGGCAGGCGAGATCGTCGGCGCCGCGCTCGTGGCGGTGCGCGAAGCCGCCGCCGTCGGTGTGAGCACACTCGACCTCGACGAGGTCGCCGAAGCGGTGATCCGCGACGCGGGCGCCGTGCCGTCGTTCAAGGGCTATCACGGTTTCCCCGGATCGATCTGCAGCTCGGTCAACGAGGTCGTCGTCCACGGCATCCCGTCCAAGGACGTCGTGCTCGCTGAGCACGATCTCGTGTCGATCGACTGCGGCGCCATTCTCGACGGTTGGCACGGCGACTCGGCGTGGACCTTCGGCGTCGGTGAACTGTCGACGCCGGACCACGAGCTCAACGAGGCGACTCGTCTGTCCCTGGAAGCCGGAATCGCTGCGATGGTCGACGGAGCGCGTCTGACCGACGTCTCCGCCGCCATCGAACGCGGCACGATCGCCGCAGGTGAGAAGTTCGGCAGGCGGTTCGGCATCGTCGCGGGTTACGGTGGTCACGGCATCGGTCGTGAGATGCACATGGAGCCGTTTCTCCCGAACGAGGGCAAGCCGAATCGTGGCCCGCGTCTGGTGATCGGATCAACGCTCGCCGTTGAGCCGATGCTGACTCTGGGCACGGAGGAGACCTCCGAGCTCGACGACGGCTGGACTGTCGTCACCGACGACGGAACCCGCGCGTCGCACTGGGAGCACACGGTCGCGGTCACGGCCGACGGCCCGCGAATTCTGACTCGCCGTCCGTCCTGA
- the rpsM gene encoding 30S ribosomal protein S13, producing MARVAGVDLPREKRLEIALTYIYGVGRTTSKEIIAATGLSADLRAKDLTDADVSKLREYIEASVKVEGDLRREVQADIRRKIEIGCYQGLRHRRGLPVHGQRTKTNARTRKGPKKTIAGKKK from the coding sequence ATGGCACGTGTTGCAGGTGTGGATCTTCCCCGCGAAAAGCGGCTGGAGATCGCACTCACGTACATCTACGGAGTTGGTCGTACCACCTCCAAGGAGATCATCGCCGCCACCGGTCTCTCGGCCGATCTGCGCGCGAAGGATCTGACCGACGCAGACGTCTCGAAGCTGCGCGAATACATCGAAGCCTCGGTGAAGGTGGAGGGTGACCTCCGTCGCGAGGTGCAGGCCGACATCCGTCGCAAGATCGAGATCGGCTGCTACCAGGGTCTGCGTCACCGTCGCGGCCTGCCGGTCCATGGTCAGCGCACCAAGACCAATGCCCGCACTCGCAAGGGCCCGAAGAAGACCATCGCCGGGAAGAAGAAGTAA
- the rpsK gene encoding 30S ribosomal protein S11, whose amino-acid sequence MPPKSRSAGPKKGTRRRDKKNVPLGHAHIKSTFNNTIVSITDPEGNVISWASSGHVGFKGSRKSTPFAAQLAAENAARKAQENGVKKVDVFVKGPGSGRETAIRSLQAAGLEVGTISDVTPQPHNGCRPPKRRRV is encoded by the coding sequence ATGCCTCCGAAGTCACGTAGCGCAGGCCCGAAGAAGGGCACCCGCCGTCGCGATAAGAAGAACGTCCCGCTGGGCCACGCGCACATCAAGTCGACGTTCAACAACACCATCGTTTCGATCACCGACCCCGAGGGCAACGTGATCAGCTGGGCGTCGTCCGGCCACGTGGGCTTCAAGGGCTCGCGTAAGAGCACCCCGTTCGCCGCGCAGCTCGCTGCCGAGAACGCCGCTCGCAAGGCTCAGGAGAACGGCGTCAAGAAGGTCGACGTGTTCGTCAAGGGACCGGGTTCGGGTCGCGAGACCGCAATCCGTTCGCTGCAGGCCGCCGGCCTCGAGGTCGGCACCATCTCCGACGTGACCCCGCAGCCGCACAACGGCTGCCGCCCGCCCAAGCGGCGCCGGGTCTAA
- the rpmD gene encoding 50S ribosomal protein L30: MAELKITQIKGTIGTKKNQRDSLRTLGLKGIRQTVTREDTPINRGLINVVRHLVTVEEV; this comes from the coding sequence ATGGCTGAACTCAAGATCACCCAGATCAAGGGCACCATCGGTACCAAGAAGAACCAGCGTGACAGCCTGCGCACCCTTGGTCTCAAGGGCATCCGCCAGACCGTCACCCGCGAGGACACGCCGATCAACCGCGGTCTCATCAACGTGGTCCGTCACCTCGTGACAGTCGAAGAGGTTTAA
- the infA gene encoding translation initiation factor IF-1: protein MAKKDGAIEVEGRVVEPLPNAMFRIELENGHKVLAHISGKMRQHYIRILPEDRVVVELSPYDLARGRIVYRYK, encoded by the coding sequence ATGGCTAAGAAAGACGGAGCCATCGAGGTTGAGGGTCGCGTTGTCGAACCCCTGCCCAATGCGATGTTTCGCATTGAGCTGGAGAACGGTCACAAGGTTCTCGCCCACATCAGCGGCAAGATGCGGCAGCACTACATCCGCATCCTGCCGGAAGACCGCGTCGTTGTAGAGCTCTCGCCCTACGACCTCGCCCGTGGACGAATCGTCTACCGGTACAAGTAA
- a CDS encoding phage holin family protein: protein MRAFLIRSALTGFALWVADVIVPGVYFDFGGLSSWWAKTAVVLLVAMVFGLVNGFIKPIVQVLSIPLYILTLGLIHVVINALMLNITSWLTTDVFHVGLVVDGIFWSGVFGAIVISVVGWITAMLLKDRPENLYR, encoded by the coding sequence ATGCGTGCATTCCTCATTCGCAGTGCCCTGACGGGCTTTGCACTCTGGGTCGCGGACGTCATCGTCCCCGGCGTCTACTTCGACTTCGGCGGTCTGAGCTCCTGGTGGGCGAAGACCGCCGTCGTCCTTCTCGTGGCGATGGTGTTCGGTCTGGTCAACGGCTTCATCAAGCCCATCGTGCAGGTGCTGTCGATCCCGCTGTACATCCTGACGCTCGGATTGATCCATGTCGTCATCAACGCGCTGATGCTGAACATCACGTCGTGGTTGACGACGGACGTCTTCCATGTCGGCCTCGTGGTCGACGGCATCTTCTGGTCGGGAGTGTTCGGCGCGATCGTGATCTCCGTCGTCGGGTGGATCACCGCGATGCTGCTGAAGGATCGACCGGAGAACCTGTACCGGTGA
- a CDS encoding adenylate kinase, whose protein sequence is MRLVILGPPGAGKGTQAELLSESLGIPHISTGDLFRANISQGTPIGVEAKKYLDAGNLVPPEITINMVRERLAEPDASNGFILDGFPRSTEQAVALEGILDDLGTALDGVLSFEVDADVVVERMLARGRADDTEEVIRNRMSVYAAETAPLLDHYASTVSRIDAVGDVQEVHQRVLTSLGKA, encoded by the coding sequence GTGAGACTTGTCATTCTCGGTCCCCCCGGCGCGGGTAAAGGCACTCAGGCAGAGCTGCTGTCGGAGTCGCTCGGCATTCCGCACATCTCCACCGGTGATCTGTTCCGCGCGAACATCTCTCAGGGCACCCCGATCGGCGTCGAAGCGAAGAAGTACCTCGACGCGGGCAACCTCGTACCGCCGGAGATCACCATCAACATGGTGCGTGAACGTCTCGCCGAGCCCGACGCCTCCAACGGATTCATCCTCGACGGCTTCCCCCGCTCCACCGAGCAGGCCGTTGCACTCGAAGGCATCCTCGACGATCTCGGCACCGCACTCGACGGCGTCCTGTCGTTCGAGGTCGACGCCGACGTCGTCGTCGAGCGCATGCTCGCCCGCGGGCGCGCCGATGACACCGAAGAGGTCATCCGCAACCGCATGTCGGTGTACGCGGCCGAGACCGCTCCGCTGCTCGACCACTACGCGTCGACCGTCAGCCGCATCGACGCTGTCGGCGACGTGCAGGAAGTGCACCAGCGCGTCCTGACCTCGCTCGGCAAGGCCTGA
- the secY gene encoding preprotein translocase subunit SecY, giving the protein MLSPLVATFRTPDLRKKIFYVLGILVLYRLGTTMPSPGVNFKEIDRCVEAASRGDSGQIYSLINMFSGGALLQLSVFAIGIMPYITASIIVQLLTVVIPRFEQLRKEGQSGQNKMTQYTRYLTLALAVLQSTGIVALAASGNLLPSTGPDCNSQEIISDRSIFGLVIIVMVMTAGAMLVMWFGELITERGVGNGMSLMIFAGIVARLPSEGRNILNSGGGLRFGLVCVAILIILIAVVFIEQGMRRIPVQYAKRMVGRKMYGGSSTYMPIKVNTAGVIPVIFASSLLYIPQLIIQLTTQNSTDVAGWQTWMQDNLINPSSAFHIVAYFALIVFFTYFYVAVTFNPEERADDMKRYGGFIPGIRPGRPTAEYLGYVLNRITLPGSLYLGIIAILPNLFMDIGSGSAANIPFGGTALLIIVAVGLDTIKQVNSQLMQRKYEGFLK; this is encoded by the coding sequence GTGCTTTCCCCCCTCGTGGCGACCTTCAGGACGCCCGATCTGAGGAAGAAGATCTTCTACGTCCTCGGCATCCTGGTGCTGTATCGCCTCGGCACGACCATGCCGTCGCCGGGCGTCAACTTCAAAGAGATCGACCGATGCGTCGAAGCCGCCAGCCGCGGCGACTCCGGTCAGATCTACTCGCTGATCAACATGTTCTCCGGCGGCGCGCTGCTGCAGCTGTCGGTGTTCGCGATCGGCATCATGCCGTACATCACGGCCAGCATCATCGTTCAGCTGCTCACTGTTGTCATCCCGCGGTTCGAGCAGCTGCGCAAGGAAGGCCAGTCCGGCCAGAACAAGATGACGCAGTACACGCGTTACTTGACGCTGGCCCTGGCAGTGCTCCAGTCGACGGGCATCGTCGCGCTGGCCGCGAGCGGCAACCTGCTCCCCAGCACGGGCCCGGACTGCAACTCGCAGGAGATCATCTCCGACCGCTCGATCTTCGGTCTTGTCATCATCGTCATGGTGATGACGGCGGGCGCGATGCTCGTCATGTGGTTCGGTGAGCTGATCACCGAGCGCGGAGTCGGCAACGGAATGTCGCTGATGATCTTCGCCGGCATCGTCGCTCGCCTCCCCTCCGAGGGACGCAACATCCTCAACAGTGGCGGCGGCCTGCGATTCGGCCTAGTCTGCGTCGCGATCCTCATCATCCTGATCGCCGTCGTGTTCATCGAGCAGGGCATGCGTCGGATCCCCGTCCAGTACGCCAAGCGCATGGTCGGACGAAAGATGTACGGCGGATCGTCGACGTACATGCCGATCAAGGTGAACACCGCCGGTGTCATCCCGGTCATCTTCGCATCGTCGCTGCTCTACATCCCGCAGCTGATCATCCAGCTGACGACGCAGAACAGCACCGATGTGGCGGGATGGCAGACGTGGATGCAGGACAACCTGATCAACCCGTCCAGCGCCTTCCACATCGTCGCCTACTTCGCGCTGATCGTGTTCTTCACGTACTTCTACGTCGCCGTCACGTTCAACCCGGAAGAGCGCGCCGACGACATGAAGCGCTACGGCGGATTCATCCCGGGTATTCGGCCCGGCCGCCCGACCGCCGAGTACCTCGGTTACGTCCTCAACCGGATCACTCTGCCCGGTTCGCTGTACCTGGGCATCATCGCGATCCTCCCCAACCTCTTCATGGACATCGGCAGCGGTAGCGCAGCGAACATCCCGTTCGGTGGTACCGCACTCCTGATCATCGTGGCCGTCGGCCTCGACACCATCAAGCAGGTCAACAGTCAGTTGATGCAACGCAAGTACGAAGGGTTCCTCAAGTGA